Proteins encoded within one genomic window of Candidatus Eisenbacteria bacterium:
- the coaBC gene encoding bifunctional phosphopantothenoylcysteine decarboxylase/phosphopantothenate--cysteine ligase CoaBC, with translation MTGGRLAGARILLGITGGVAAYKTPELVRALGREGAHVSVILTARARRFVTRDALRSVTHGPVLSRLFEEAALGNGPWFEDSPPSALGMAHIGMAREASLVLVAPATANVLGKLAHGLADDLLSTALLATRSPVLMAPAMNVAMWEHAAVQANVALLRERGVRFVGPEEGELADGEWGLGRMSSLDAIVDACVDALGASGRGGKGKVKASGSANGLPLHGRTIVVTAGGTEEPIDPVRVITNRSSGKMGFAIAEAARDLGANVRLILARTSAAPPSGVDRIEAITAAAMSDAVLREMKGADALIMAAAVSDFAPAKSSAGKIPRTDDGMRLNLKATPDILRQVRERYPRKHLVGFALETRDEIRRGKEKRKRKGLDLIAVNNPTREGSEFGSDRNDVTLVDAQGAVEPLGLRPKREVAREILLRVAKALNG, from the coding sequence GTGACGGGGGGCAGGCTCGCCGGCGCGCGGATCCTCCTCGGGATCACCGGGGGGGTCGCCGCATACAAGACGCCCGAGCTGGTGCGGGCCCTCGGTCGCGAGGGGGCGCACGTCTCCGTCATCCTCACCGCGCGCGCGCGGCGATTCGTCACGCGCGACGCGCTTCGTTCGGTCACGCACGGTCCGGTGCTGTCTCGTCTGTTCGAGGAGGCGGCGCTCGGGAACGGGCCGTGGTTCGAGGACTCGCCTCCGTCCGCGCTGGGCATGGCCCACATCGGGATGGCGCGCGAGGCCTCGCTCGTCCTCGTCGCTCCCGCCACCGCGAACGTCCTCGGCAAGCTCGCCCATGGGCTCGCGGACGATCTCCTCTCCACCGCGCTCCTCGCCACGCGATCTCCCGTGCTGATGGCTCCCGCGATGAACGTCGCGATGTGGGAGCACGCCGCGGTCCAGGCGAACGTCGCGCTGCTGCGCGAGCGCGGCGTGCGGTTCGTCGGGCCGGAAGAGGGGGAGCTGGCGGACGGCGAGTGGGGGCTCGGCCGCATGTCGTCGCTCGACGCGATCGTCGACGCGTGCGTGGACGCCCTCGGTGCCTCGGGACGCGGCGGGAAGGGGAAGGTGAAGGCCAGCGGTTCCGCGAACGGCCTCCCCTTGCACGGCCGCACCATCGTCGTGACCGCGGGCGGCACCGAGGAGCCGATCGATCCCGTGCGCGTGATCACGAACCGCTCGAGCGGCAAGATGGGCTTCGCGATCGCCGAGGCGGCGCGGGACCTCGGCGCGAACGTCCGTCTCATCCTCGCCCGCACCTCGGCCGCGCCGCCGTCCGGTGTCGACCGGATCGAGGCGATCACGGCCGCGGCCATGTCGGACGCCGTCCTGCGCGAGATGAAGGGCGCGGACGCCCTCATCATGGCCGCCGCGGTGAGCGACTTCGCGCCGGCTAAGTCGAGTGCCGGCAAGATCCCCCGCACCGACGACGGAATGAGGCTGAATCTGAAGGCCACCCCCGATATCCTGCGGCAGGTCCGGGAGCGCTACCCGAGGAAGCACCTCGTCGGCTTCGCCCTCGAGACCCGGGACGAGATCCGACGCGGCAAGGAGAAGCGCAAGAGGAAGGGACTCGATCTCATCGCGGTGAACAACCCGACCCGCGAGGGCTCCGAGTTCGGCTCGGACCGGAACGACGTGACGCTGGTCGATGCCCAAGGGGCCGTGGAGCCCCTCGGGCTTCGGCCCAAGCGGGAGGTGGCGCGGGAGATTCTCCTGCGCGTGGCGAAGGCGCTGAACGGCTGA
- the rpoZ gene encoding DNA-directed RNA polymerase subunit omega, translating into MDPKDVLRSSNIPNKYELIIVAAKEARRLNELSRQTGLNVGGKVTNVALEEALKGNVLYRYEAEDAVESAEPAPSDSEE; encoded by the coding sequence TTGGACCCGAAAGACGTGCTTCGCTCCAGCAACATCCCCAACAAGTACGAGCTGATCATCGTCGCGGCCAAGGAAGCGCGCCGCTTGAACGAGCTCTCCCGCCAGACCGGCTTGAACGTCGGCGGCAAGGTGACGAACGTCGCCCTCGAGGAGGCTCTGAAGGGAAACGTGCTCTACCGCTACGAAGCAGAGGACGCGGTGGAGAGCGCCGAGCCGGCGCCGTCCGACTCGGAGGAGTAG
- the gmk gene encoding guanylate kinase, whose translation MIGSDYRRFVVVISGPSGAGKSSFVKALLRGNGGDLVYSVSATTRPKRAHEVEGKDYFFLTRDEFQRRVDSGDFVEHAQVHGEMYGTLRSQIERVLESGRNVLLDVDVQGGQSVRRVYRDAVLIFVLPPSLEDLEDRLRARGTDREDKIQVRLENAQREIALMREYDYAVVNDDLETAARKVLAIVEAERCRASRRIDA comes from the coding sequence GTGATCGGCTCGGACTATCGCCGGTTCGTCGTGGTGATCTCGGGCCCGTCGGGCGCGGGCAAGAGCTCCTTCGTGAAGGCGCTCCTGCGCGGGAACGGCGGGGATCTCGTCTACTCGGTCTCGGCGACCACGAGGCCGAAGCGGGCGCACGAGGTGGAAGGCAAGGACTACTTCTTCCTCACGCGCGACGAGTTCCAGCGACGCGTGGACTCCGGGGACTTCGTGGAGCACGCCCAGGTCCACGGGGAGATGTACGGCACGCTCCGGAGCCAGATCGAGCGGGTGCTCGAGTCGGGACGGAACGTGCTCCTGGATGTCGACGTCCAGGGGGGGCAGTCGGTGCGGCGGGTGTACCGGGACGCGGTGCTCATCTTCGTCCTGCCCCCGTCGCTGGAAGATCTCGAGGATCGCCTCCGGGCGCGCGGCACCGACCGCGAGGACAAGATCCAGGTCCGCCTCGAGAACGCGCAGCGCGAGATCGCGCTGATGCGGGAGTATGATTACGCGGTCGTGAACGACGATCTGGAGACCGCGGCGCGGAAGGTGCTCGCCATCGTCGAGGCCGAACGCTGCCGTGCGTCGCGCCGGATCGACGCCTAG
- a CDS encoding YicC/YloC family endoribonuclease, which produces MIRSMTGYGRGEVLVDGLRLAAEVRSVNHRFCELSARLPRALASYEAEARKIVMERTNRGKITLAVTWGENGEEVHDPTGTLSLDERAADRYMELLQALKKKYSLSGDVELQTFASMPNLFVWSEVRRDPEFYLGLLRDVVTAATEDMIRMKETEGSALRKDLEMRVESVRDRVAKIRERAPLKVRETAEKYRERIRILLEGADLSEDRMAQEVAILSEKLDSTEECVRLEAHCDHFRKLLTTESAPGRKLNFLLQEMNREINTIGSKSADVPIVEQVVEIKEELERIREQVQNIE; this is translated from the coding sequence ATGATCCGAAGCATGACGGGATACGGCAGGGGGGAGGTCCTCGTGGACGGCCTCCGCCTCGCGGCCGAAGTCCGGTCCGTCAATCACCGCTTCTGCGAGCTGTCGGCGCGTCTTCCGCGCGCCCTGGCCTCGTACGAGGCCGAGGCGCGGAAGATCGTCATGGAGCGGACGAACCGCGGGAAGATCACGCTCGCGGTGACGTGGGGCGAGAACGGCGAGGAGGTCCACGATCCCACCGGAACGCTCTCGCTGGACGAGCGCGCGGCGGACCGGTACATGGAGCTCCTCCAGGCGCTCAAGAAGAAGTACTCGCTCTCCGGTGACGTGGAGCTCCAGACGTTCGCGTCCATGCCGAATCTCTTCGTCTGGAGCGAAGTCCGAAGGGATCCGGAGTTCTACCTGGGCCTCCTCCGGGACGTGGTCACGGCTGCGACCGAGGACATGATCCGGATGAAGGAGACCGAGGGGAGCGCGCTCCGGAAGGATCTCGAGATGCGCGTCGAGAGCGTCCGCGACCGGGTCGCCAAGATCCGGGAGCGCGCGCCGCTCAAGGTGCGCGAGACCGCCGAGAAGTACCGCGAGCGGATCCGAATCCTGCTCGAGGGCGCGGACCTCTCGGAAGACCGCATGGCCCAGGAGGTGGCGATCCTCTCGGAGAAGCTCGACTCGACCGAGGAGTGCGTGCGCCTCGAGGCGCACTGCGACCATTTCCGGAAGCTCCTCACGACGGAATCCGCTCCCGGGAGGAAGCTCAACTTCCTCCTGCAAGAGATGAACCGCGAGATCAACACGATCGGCTCCAAGTCGGCGGACGTTCCGATCGTGGAACAGGTGGTCGAGATCAAAGAGGAACTTGAGCGGATTCGCGAGCAGGTTCAGAACATCGAGTGA